One window from the genome of Salisaeta longa DSM 21114 encodes:
- the priA gene encoding replication restart helicase PriA translates to MTVNVAPLLPLQGTFTYGVPDALTADARVGCRVVVPFRSRTITGVIVGEGPAPDTLDFAVKPIADVLDDTPAVSEELLRLTRWMARYYVCSWGVVLKAALPSGTNVRTQRRVRRTEAPATGWTGHARAQAVLRDLAAHPDTTVRALRRRVNETIPLALFRQLADDGLLTLTTTLSEPNVTIRTETHLQLAEAYQTDEALAALLDDLRGAKQQAVVRALAAWEAPALPLRTTIMERADASYSTVRNLADKGVVELVEQPVHRSALDALPAPPPAPNHTLNAHQQAAVEALADAAADARYETFLLHGVTGSGKTEVYLRALKATRAAGRTAIILVPEIALTPQTVQRFRAHVGDDVAVLHSQMSAGERYDTWRALRAGRRSVVIGPRSAVLAPLDNLGLIVVDEEHETSYKQFDPAPRYHARDVAVMRAHQNDAVCILGSATPSLESHMNAEWGKYTRLSLPERVPNAAGRTAQLPPVRVIDLTKERKKRTLDEGLSAPLREAIATRLDRDEQVIVLHNRRGFAPVIECEDCGWAPECTACSVSLTYHKHKRQLRCHYCGRAQRMPARCPTCGSEALARLGQGTQRIEEALKRHFPAATVLRMDRDTTSGKHGHHQILEAFRTGGDILLGTQMIAKGLDFPRVTLVGIVDADVGLRFPDFRAEETTFQLLTQVAGRAGRAERAGEVLLQTRTPKHVAIQCAQAHDYEAFAAHALQERQQFNYPPFGSVASVEVRGPREQRVERLANTWVDALCTHEAITVLGPEPAFIQRVKRQHRYRIILKARRHPPLQQALQQARDACGAPGNGYHVSIDVDAYNLL, encoded by the coding sequence GTGACCGTTAACGTTGCACCGCTTCTCCCCCTGCAAGGCACCTTTACCTACGGCGTGCCCGACGCGCTCACGGCCGACGCCCGCGTGGGGTGCCGGGTGGTGGTGCCGTTCCGATCGCGCACCATCACCGGCGTCATTGTAGGAGAAGGGCCCGCGCCGGACACGCTCGACTTTGCGGTGAAGCCCATCGCCGATGTGCTGGATGACACCCCGGCCGTGTCGGAGGAGCTGTTGCGGCTGACCCGATGGATGGCGCGCTACTACGTGTGCAGCTGGGGCGTTGTGCTGAAGGCGGCCCTGCCGTCGGGCACCAACGTGCGCACGCAGCGCCGCGTGCGCCGCACCGAGGCGCCGGCGACCGGCTGGACGGGGCACGCGCGGGCCCAGGCGGTGCTGCGCGACCTGGCGGCGCATCCCGATACTACCGTGCGCGCGCTGCGGCGGCGCGTCAACGAAACGATTCCGCTGGCATTATTCCGGCAACTGGCCGACGACGGGCTGCTCACGCTCACCACCACGCTGTCCGAGCCCAACGTTACGATACGCACCGAGACGCACCTCCAACTGGCCGAGGCGTACCAAACCGACGAGGCGCTTGCCGCGCTCTTGGACGACCTGCGCGGGGCGAAGCAGCAGGCCGTGGTGCGGGCCCTCGCGGCCTGGGAGGCGCCGGCGTTGCCCCTGCGCACCACCATCATGGAGCGCGCCGATGCGTCGTACAGCACCGTGCGCAACCTGGCCGATAAAGGCGTGGTGGAGCTGGTCGAGCAGCCGGTGCACCGCTCGGCGCTCGACGCCCTGCCCGCCCCGCCGCCCGCGCCCAATCATACCCTCAACGCACACCAGCAGGCGGCCGTCGAGGCGCTAGCGGATGCTGCAGCGGATGCGCGCTACGAGACGTTTCTGCTGCACGGCGTTACCGGCAGCGGCAAAACGGAGGTGTACCTGCGCGCCCTCAAGGCCACGCGGGCCGCCGGGCGCACGGCCATCATCCTTGTGCCCGAAATTGCCCTCACGCCGCAAACGGTGCAGCGCTTTCGGGCGCACGTGGGCGACGACGTGGCGGTGCTGCACTCGCAGATGAGCGCTGGGGAGCGCTACGACACCTGGCGGGCGCTGCGCGCGGGCCGTCGCTCGGTGGTGATCGGCCCGCGGTCGGCCGTGCTGGCGCCGCTCGACAATCTGGGCCTGATCGTGGTCGACGAGGAGCATGAGACGTCGTACAAGCAGTTCGATCCGGCCCCGCGCTACCATGCCCGCGACGTGGCCGTCATGCGCGCCCACCAAAACGACGCCGTGTGCATCCTGGGCTCGGCCACGCCCAGTCTGGAGAGCCACATGAACGCCGAATGGGGCAAGTACACGCGGCTGTCGCTTCCCGAGCGTGTGCCCAACGCGGCCGGCCGCACGGCACAGCTGCCCCCGGTGCGCGTCATCGATCTGACGAAGGAGCGCAAAAAGCGCACGCTCGACGAGGGCCTTTCGGCGCCGCTGCGCGAGGCCATCGCGACGCGGCTAGACCGCGACGAGCAGGTCATTGTGCTGCACAACCGCCGCGGCTTTGCGCCGGTGATTGAGTGCGAGGATTGCGGCTGGGCGCCGGAGTGCACGGCATGCTCGGTGTCGCTCACGTACCACAAGCACAAGCGCCAGTTGCGCTGTCACTACTGCGGGCGCGCCCAGCGCATGCCGGCGCGGTGTCCCACCTGCGGCTCGGAGGCCCTCGCGCGCCTCGGGCAGGGCACACAGCGCATCGAAGAGGCCCTCAAACGCCACTTTCCGGCGGCTACGGTGCTGCGCATGGACCGCGACACCACGAGCGGTAAGCACGGCCACCACCAAATCCTGGAAGCCTTTCGCACCGGCGGCGACATTTTGCTGGGTACGCAGATGATTGCCAAGGGGCTCGACTTTCCGCGCGTTACGCTGGTGGGCATTGTGGATGCCGATGTGGGCCTGCGCTTCCCCGACTTCCGGGCCGAGGAGACGACGTTTCAGCTGCTCACGCAGGTGGCGGGCCGCGCGGGCCGCGCCGAACGGGCCGGAGAGGTCCTGCTTCAAACGCGCACGCCCAAGCACGTGGCCATCCAATGCGCCCAGGCGCACGACTACGAGGCCTTTGCGGCGCACGCCCTGCAGGAGCGGCAGCAATTCAACTACCCCCCGTTTGGATCGGTGGCCAGCGTTGAGGTGCGGGGGCCGCGCGAGCAGCGGGTGGAGCGCTTGGCCAACACGTGGGTTGATGCCCTCTGCACCCACGAGGCCATTACCGTTTTGGGCCCCGAGCCCGCGTTTATCCAGCGCGTCAAGCGCCAACACCGCTACCGTATCATCCTAAAGGCGCGGCGCCACCCTCCGCTGCAGCAGGCCTTGCAACAGGCCCGCGACGCCTGCGGGGCGCCCGGCAACGGATACCACGTAAGCATCGACGTGGATGCGTACAACCTGCTATAA
- a CDS encoding sigma-70 family RNA polymerase sigma factor translates to MARHAVSSRMPDTPSDEALVAAYLDEADDQAFRQLVERYQNQIFGYIMGMVKNRAVANDLFQETFVRVIDAMNGRRGSYNRQGQWKSWVMRIAHNTTIDHLRKQKKWADVDDRAPDERSFWDTLETDEPAADEALHRRQQRELLDAYIQDLAPEQREVLLLRQETDLTFREIAELTDVSINTALGRMRYALKNLRKMIEGAGQSSLAGRLD, encoded by the coding sequence ATGGCTCGCCACGCAGTCTCTTCCCGGATGCCGGACACGCCCAGCGACGAAGCGCTGGTAGCTGCTTACCTCGACGAGGCCGATGACCAGGCCTTTCGTCAGCTGGTGGAGCGGTACCAGAATCAAATTTTTGGATACATCATGGGCATGGTGAAAAACCGCGCCGTGGCCAACGACCTGTTTCAGGAGACGTTTGTGCGCGTCATCGACGCCATGAACGGCCGCCGCGGGTCGTACAACCGCCAGGGCCAGTGGAAGAGCTGGGTGATGCGCATTGCCCACAACACCACCATCGACCACCTGCGCAAGCAGAAAAAGTGGGCGGATGTTGACGACCGCGCCCCCGACGAGCGATCCTTCTGGGATACCCTCGAAACGGATGAGCCCGCGGCCGATGAAGCCCTGCACCGGAGGCAGCAGCGCGAGCTATTGGATGCGTACATCCAAGACCTAGCCCCCGAGCAACGCGAAGTGCTCCTGCTGCGCCAGGAAACCGACCTGACGTTCCGGGAGATTGCCGAGCTGACCGACGTGTCGATCAATACGGCGCTGGGCCGCATGCGCTATGCGCTGAAGAACCTCCGGAAAATGATTGAAGGAGCGGGCCAGTCTTCGCTGGCCGGGCGCCTAGACTAA
- the thiC gene encoding phosphomethylpyrimidine synthase ThiC — protein sequence MTRPLPGSRKIYVDGTQPGVRVPMRAIDQSDTPASFGAQANPTLTVYDTSGPYTDPAVTVDVRKGLAPLRADWIEARGDTELLDGPTSAYATERRNDPSTEPLRFEAQRAPRRAKSGHRVTQMHYARQGIITPEMEFIAIRENQRRDALRDTAAGRDLLKQHDGAPHGAAIPDPITPEFVRAEVARGRAIIPANINHPELEPMIIGRNFLVKVNANMGNSAVTSSIAEEVEKMVWATRWGADTIMDLSTGDNIHETRAWILRNSPVPVGTVPLYQALEKVGGAPEDLSWALFRDTIIEQAEQGVDYFTIHAGVLLRFIPKTAQRVTGIVSRGGSIMAKWCLAHHEENFLYTHWDEICEICAAYDVSLSIGDGLRPGAIADANDAPQFDELRVQGALTKRAWTYDVQVMNEGPGHVPMHMIQENVQKQQEWCEEAPFYTLGPLTTDIAPGYDHITSGIGAAMIGWFGTAMLCYVTPKEHLGLPDKHDVREGVITYKIAAHAADLAKGHPGAQARDNALSKARFEFRWTDQFNLGLDPERACAYHDETLPNDAAKGAHFCSMCGPKFCSMKITQDVREYAAAHNLSPDDALKAGLDAKAEAFRAQGGALYPTDDAPTDDDA from the coding sequence ATGACGCGTCCGCTGCCCGGCTCGCGCAAGATCTACGTTGATGGCACCCAGCCCGGCGTGCGCGTGCCCATGCGGGCCATCGACCAATCCGACACGCCCGCGTCCTTCGGCGCGCAGGCCAACCCCACGCTTACCGTGTACGACACGAGCGGCCCCTACACCGATCCGGCGGTGACCGTTGACGTGCGCAAGGGCCTGGCACCGCTCCGTGCCGACTGGATCGAGGCGCGCGGCGACACCGAGCTGCTCGACGGCCCCACCTCGGCCTACGCCACCGAGCGGCGTAACGACCCCTCCACCGAACCGTTGCGGTTTGAGGCGCAGCGCGCGCCGCGCCGGGCGAAGTCCGGGCACCGCGTAACGCAGATGCACTACGCCCGGCAGGGCATCATCACGCCCGAGATGGAGTTTATCGCCATCCGCGAGAACCAGCGCCGCGATGCACTGCGCGACACCGCCGCCGGCCGCGACCTCCTAAAGCAGCACGACGGAGCACCCCACGGCGCCGCCATCCCCGATCCCATCACGCCCGAGTTTGTGCGTGCCGAGGTGGCCCGCGGGCGCGCCATCATCCCGGCCAACATCAACCACCCCGAGCTGGAGCCCATGATCATTGGGCGCAACTTCCTGGTGAAGGTGAACGCCAACATGGGCAACTCGGCCGTCACCAGTTCCATCGCCGAGGAGGTGGAGAAGATGGTGTGGGCCACGCGCTGGGGCGCCGACACCATCATGGACCTCTCGACGGGCGACAACATCCACGAGACGCGCGCCTGGATCCTGCGCAACAGTCCGGTGCCGGTGGGCACGGTGCCGCTGTATCAGGCCCTGGAAAAAGTGGGCGGCGCGCCGGAAGACCTGTCGTGGGCGCTCTTTCGCGATACGATCATCGAGCAGGCCGAGCAGGGCGTGGACTACTTCACGATCCATGCGGGCGTGCTGCTGCGTTTTATTCCGAAGACGGCCCAGCGGGTGACGGGCATCGTGTCGCGGGGCGGCTCCATCATGGCCAAGTGGTGCCTGGCGCATCACGAGGAGAATTTCCTGTACACGCACTGGGACGAGATCTGTGAAATCTGCGCGGCCTACGACGTGTCCCTCTCCATTGGCGACGGGCTGCGCCCCGGGGCCATCGCCGACGCCAACGACGCCCCGCAGTTTGACGAGCTGCGCGTGCAGGGCGCGCTCACCAAGCGGGCGTGGACGTACGACGTGCAGGTGATGAACGAGGGGCCGGGCCACGTGCCCATGCACATGATTCAGGAGAACGTGCAGAAGCAACAGGAGTGGTGCGAGGAGGCGCCGTTTTACACGCTGGGGCCGCTGACGACGGATATCGCGCCGGGCTACGACCACATCACCAGCGGCATTGGCGCGGCCATGATTGGATGGTTTGGCACGGCGATGCTGTGCTACGTGACGCCCAAAGAGCACCTGGGCTTGCCCGATAAGCACGACGTGCGCGAGGGCGTCATCACGTACAAGATTGCGGCGCACGCGGCCGACCTTGCAAAGGGGCATCCCGGCGCGCAGGCCCGCGACAACGCGCTGTCGAAGGCGCGCTTCGAGTTTCGGTGGACCGACCAGTTCAACCTGGGCCTCGACCCGGAGCGCGCGTGTGCGTACCACGACGAGACGCTGCCCAACGATGCGGCCAAGGGCGCGCACTTTTGCTCGATGTGCGGCCCCAAGTTCTGCTCGATGAAGATCACGCAGGACGTTCGGGAATACGCCGCAGCGCACAACCTTTCGCCCGATGATGCCCTGAAAGCCGGGCTGGATGCCAAGGCCGAAGCCTTTCGGGCACAGGGCGGGGCGCTCTATCCCACTGACGACGCGCCCACCGACGACGACGCGTAG
- the purF gene encoding amidophosphoribosyltransferase gives MSVKDHCGIFGTFNDPEAARHTYYGLHALQHRGQESSGIVTSTFDEQHEQPVMPVHKDFGLVLDAFDDPGLFDEKLLGDAAIGHNRYSTSGAAANRANIQPFVVHHRRGNLALAHNGNLSNARELRTSFSERGTLFQTTSDSELILHLAAQSRRQNHLDQIIDALMQIEGAYSLVLLTDEQLIAVRDPNGFRPLALGRIGAPDQPGGAAYCVASETCAFDMIGAEYVRDIAPGEVLVIDREGCANGGSFTSYELPNKFGISQCVFEYVYFSRPDSKIFGEMVDKVRRRLGVELAKEAPVPEVGDDEKTPIVIPVPDSANTATLGYATECQNMGYRCRFELGLIRNHYVGRTFIAPGQDRREMKVRLKFNTVEGLLKDRTVIVLDDSIVRGTTARYLIDMLRDAGAKSVHFRVSAPPVISPCFYGMDFPSKDELLANQFDSVEEMGDWLGVDSLAYLSPEGLMRAVQGANKSEMGYCSACFTDNYPVPVNKDAAKEENEWQV, from the coding sequence ATGAGCGTTAAAGACCACTGCGGCATCTTCGGCACGTTCAACGATCCGGAGGCCGCCCGCCACACCTACTATGGCCTGCATGCCCTGCAACACCGCGGCCAAGAATCCTCGGGCATCGTCACCTCCACCTTCGATGAGCAGCACGAACAGCCGGTAATGCCGGTGCACAAAGATTTTGGCCTCGTGCTGGACGCGTTCGACGATCCGGGGCTGTTCGACGAAAAGCTGCTGGGCGACGCGGCCATCGGCCACAACCGCTACTCGACGAGCGGCGCTGCGGCCAACCGGGCCAACATTCAGCCCTTCGTGGTGCACCACCGGCGCGGCAACCTGGCCCTCGCGCACAACGGCAACCTCTCGAACGCCCGCGAGCTGCGTACGAGCTTCAGCGAACGCGGCACCCTCTTCCAAACCACCAGCGATAGCGAGCTGATCTTGCATCTGGCGGCCCAGAGCCGTCGGCAGAACCATCTCGACCAGATCATCGACGCGCTCATGCAAATTGAGGGCGCCTACTCGCTCGTGCTCCTCACCGACGAGCAGCTCATTGCGGTGCGCGACCCCAACGGCTTTCGTCCGCTTGCCCTGGGCCGCATCGGCGCGCCCGACCAGCCCGGCGGCGCGGCGTACTGCGTGGCCAGCGAAACGTGCGCCTTCGACATGATCGGGGCCGAGTACGTGCGCGACATTGCGCCCGGCGAGGTGCTCGTCATCGACCGCGAGGGCTGCGCAAACGGCGGCTCCTTCACGAGCTACGAGCTGCCCAACAAGTTTGGCATCAGCCAGTGCGTGTTCGAGTACGTGTATTTCTCGCGGCCCGACTCCAAAATCTTTGGGGAAATGGTCGATAAGGTGCGGCGGCGCCTGGGCGTAGAGCTCGCCAAGGAAGCGCCGGTGCCCGAGGTGGGCGACGATGAGAAGACCCCGATCGTCATTCCGGTGCCCGACTCGGCCAACACCGCCACGCTGGGCTACGCCACCGAGTGCCAGAACATGGGCTATCGCTGCCGCTTCGAGCTGGGACTGATCCGCAATCATTACGTGGGCCGCACCTTCATTGCCCCGGGCCAAGACCGGCGCGAGATGAAGGTGCGCCTCAAGTTTAACACCGTCGAGGGCTTGCTGAAGGATCGCACCGTCATCGTGCTCGACGACTCGATTGTGCGTGGCACCACCGCCCGCTACCTCATCGACATGCTGCGCGACGCGGGCGCAAAGAGCGTGCATTTTCGCGTGTCGGCCCCGCCGGTTATCAGCCCGTGCTTCTACGGCATGGACTTCCCGAGCAAGGACGAGCTGCTGGCCAATCAGTTTGACAGCGTCGAGGAGATGGGCGACTGGCTGGGCGTCGACTCGCTGGCCTATCTCTCGCCCGAGGGCCTGATGCGCGCCGTACAAGGCGCCAACAAGTCGGAGATGGGCTATTGCAGCGCCTGCTTTACCGACAACTACCCGGTGCCCGTCAACAAAGACGCGGCGAAGGAGGAAAACGAGTGGCAGGTGTAG
- a CDS encoding sodium-dependent transporter — MATATADREQWGSRIGFVLAAAGSAIGLGNIWRFPYITGENGGAAFVVLYLLCIAFICLPYLFAELALGRNSQKNPVGAIAAIKARTPWMLVGALCVLTGVFILSYYGVVAGWAFGYIFKGLVAPATDAGTYFASFIADPWTVIPLMGFFMLFTISIVASGVEQGIERASKVLMPILLVLILVVIFRSVTLPGAGAGLEFYLNPDFSKVDGGVVLAALGQAFFSLSLGMGAMITYGSYLPKSENLLVSGGYVALFDTAIALLAGLMIFPAVFAMGQNPSEGPALVFVILPEVFGAMPLGSFVGAVFFTLLSIAALTSTVSLLEVVVSYFVDETSWSRKKSAWLVGGFTFLVGVPSALSQGGSDFFTNQLQLFGQTGFLNIMDYIWGNVSLALGALLLSIFVSWVWGADAAVRELQQGADGFTGMAVAVWRFFVKYVCPLFIAAILVGKVLGTI, encoded by the coding sequence ATGGCAACGGCAACAGCAGACCGCGAGCAGTGGGGATCTCGCATCGGTTTTGTACTGGCAGCCGCCGGTTCGGCCATTGGACTCGGTAACATCTGGCGGTTTCCATACATCACCGGCGAGAACGGCGGTGCCGCGTTCGTTGTCCTCTACCTGCTGTGCATTGCCTTCATCTGCCTGCCGTACTTGTTTGCGGAACTGGCGCTGGGGCGGAACAGCCAAAAGAACCCCGTGGGCGCCATCGCTGCCATCAAGGCCCGCACGCCCTGGATGCTCGTGGGGGCGCTGTGCGTGCTCACCGGTGTGTTCATCTTAAGCTACTACGGCGTGGTTGCGGGCTGGGCGTTTGGGTACATCTTTAAGGGCCTTGTGGCCCCTGCGACCGATGCCGGCACCTACTTTGCGTCGTTTATTGCTGATCCGTGGACGGTCATCCCGCTCATGGGGTTTTTCATGCTGTTTACCATCAGCATTGTGGCGAGCGGCGTTGAGCAGGGCATCGAGCGTGCCTCGAAGGTGCTCATGCCCATTCTGCTGGTGCTCATCCTGGTGGTCATCTTTCGGTCGGTCACACTGCCAGGGGCTGGGGCCGGGTTGGAGTTTTACCTAAACCCCGACTTCTCGAAGGTAGACGGCGGCGTTGTCCTTGCCGCGCTGGGGCAGGCGTTCTTCTCCCTTAGCCTGGGGATGGGCGCGATGATTACGTACGGCTCGTACCTGCCCAAAAGCGAGAACCTGCTGGTCTCGGGCGGCTACGTGGCGCTCTTCGACACCGCGATCGCACTCCTGGCAGGCCTCATGATTTTCCCCGCCGTGTTTGCGATGGGGCAGAACCCGAGCGAGGGACCGGCGCTCGTGTTTGTCATTTTGCCCGAAGTGTTTGGGGCCATGCCGCTGGGCTCGTTCGTGGGCGCGGTGTTCTTCACGCTGCTCTCCATCGCGGCCCTCACCTCTACCGTGTCGTTGTTGGAGGTCGTCGTGTCGTACTTCGTCGATGAAACGTCGTGGTCGCGCAAGAAGTCGGCGTGGCTCGTGGGTGGCTTCACCTTTCTGGTAGGCGTGCCGTCGGCGCTGTCGCAGGGCGGCTCGGATTTCTTCACGAATCAGCTTCAGCTGTTTGGGCAGACGGGCTTCTTGAACATCATGGATTACATTTGGGGCAATGTGTCGCTGGCCTTGGGCGCGCTGCTCCTTAGCATCTTCGTCTCGTGGGTATGGGGCGCCGATGCGGCCGTGCGTGAGCTGCAACAGGGCGCTGACGGCTTCACCGGTATGGCCGTGGCCGTGTGGCGCTTCTTCGTGAAGTACGTCTGCCCGCTCTTCATCGCGGCCATCTTGGTGGGCAAGGTGCTGGGCACCATTTAA
- a CDS encoding glycosyltransferase family protein: MRCLFTIQGEGRGHLTQALALQDLLAEAGHEVCAALVGHSEERPVPAFFRERLRAPITSMPSPTFVADAQRRAVHPWRSLQRGLRRLPMLYRTLDAIGTCIDRHRPDVVINFYEPLTGAYMLRDRPAVPMVSIAHQYMFLHPAYRFPPGRRLHRWGVQAFTHLTAARAAACLALSLYPAPAHGRLQVLPPLLRRAVLNAPQRTAEPFYLVYIVNSGYAQEIIRWHERHPAVPLHCFWDRPAAPATDRYDATLTFHRLDDRRFIDLMTRCKGLVCTAGFESIAEAMYLGKPVQVVPVEGHYEQWCNAFDTVRAGAGIRSTHFAPAHPERLCAAGRSHQNTFRTWVQRHRTRYVACIEQAVASFLE; this comes from the coding sequence ATGCGGTGTTTGTTTACCATCCAGGGCGAGGGCCGTGGCCACCTGACGCAGGCCCTTGCCCTGCAAGACCTGCTGGCGGAAGCGGGCCACGAGGTGTGCGCCGCACTCGTGGGCCATAGCGAAGAGCGCCCCGTGCCCGCGTTCTTCCGGGAGCGGTTGCGCGCGCCCATCACCTCAATGCCCAGCCCCACGTTTGTGGCCGATGCCCAGCGCCGCGCGGTGCATCCGTGGCGCTCGCTGCAGCGCGGGCTGCGGCGGCTGCCGATGCTGTACCGCACGCTCGACGCCATTGGCACCTGCATCGACCGGCACCGTCCAGACGTGGTGATCAACTTTTACGAGCCACTGACGGGTGCCTACATGCTGCGCGACCGGCCCGCAGTGCCCATGGTCAGCATCGCGCATCAGTACATGTTTTTGCATCCGGCCTACCGCTTCCCGCCGGGGCGCAGGCTGCACCGCTGGGGGGTCCAAGCGTTTACGCACCTCACCGCCGCGCGGGCCGCGGCCTGCCTGGCCCTCTCGCTCTATCCGGCGCCTGCGCACGGCCGCTTGCAGGTGCTGCCGCCGCTGCTGCGACGGGCCGTGCTCAACGCCCCACAACGTACGGCCGAGCCGTTTTATCTAGTGTACATCGTGAATAGCGGCTACGCCCAAGAGATCATTCGGTGGCACGAGCGCCACCCGGCGGTGCCGCTGCACTGCTTTTGGGACCGCCCCGCGGCTCCCGCCACCGACCGGTACGATGCCACCCTCACGTTTCACCGGCTCGACGACCGGCGCTTCATCGACCTCATGACCCGCTGCAAGGGCCTGGTGTGCACCGCGGGCTTCGAGTCGATCGCCGAGGCCATGTACCTCGGCAAGCCCGTACAGGTCGTTCCGGTGGAAGGCCACTACGAGCAGTGGTGCAACGCCTTCGACACGGTGCGCGCCGGCGCGGGCATCCGAAGCACCCACTTCGCACCGGCCCACCCCGAGCGCCTGTGCGCCGCTGGCCGGTCTCATCAAAACACCTTTCGGACGTGGGTGCAGCGCCACCGCACGCGCTACGTGGCGTGCATCGAACAGGCCGTGGCCTCCTTTCTTGAATGA